One genomic segment of Chitinibacter sp. FCG-7 includes these proteins:
- a CDS encoding glyceraldehyde 3-phosphate dehydrogenase NAD-binding domain-containing protein, with product MTIKVGINGFGRMGRLTLRAAWGWPEIEFVQINDPAGDTATFGAFT from the coding sequence ATGACCATTAAAGTAGGCATCAACGGCTTTGGCCGTATGGGGCGTTTAACGCTTCGCGCAGCATGGGGCTGGCCTGAAATTGAATTCGTGCAGATCAACGACCCAGCCGGTGATACCGCTACTTTTGGCGCATTTACTTAA
- a CDS encoding glyceraldehyde 3-phosphate dehydrogenase NAD-binding domain-containing protein, giving the protein MIPLLLAHLLNFDSIHGRWAHEATTDGDVIVVGNTRIKTSRNTDIGATDWSRLR; this is encoded by the coding sequence GTGATACCGCTACTTTTGGCGCATTTACTTAACTTTGACTCAATACATGGCCGTTGGGCGCACGAAGCGACCACCGATGGCGATGTGATTGTTGTGGGCAATACCCGCATCAAAACCAGTCGCAATACAGACATTGGCGCAACGGACTGGTCGAGGTTGCGATAG
- the arsJ gene encoding organoarsenical effux MFS transporter ArsJ, whose protein sequence is MLASLPPAIRQYLIITGNYWAFTLTDGALRMLVVLHFHQLGYSPLQIAMLFLFYEIFGVVTNLVGGWLGARIGLNKTMNIGLGLQVVALLALTVPTAMLTVSWVMAAQALSGIAKDLNKMSAKSSIKTLVPAGAEGKLFQWVAILTGSKNALKGVGFFLGGVLLTALGFAGSMWAMASVLIVVWVASLISLKADLGKAKNKPKFGDLFSKSRAVNVLSAARLFLFGARDVWFVVALPVFMAQTLGWVIGESGLFAVWVMATVSFNRLPLTSQAKKQASA, encoded by the coding sequence ATGCTTGCCAGCCTACCTCCCGCCATTCGGCAGTACCTCATCATCACCGGCAATTATTGGGCGTTCACGCTGACCGATGGTGCTTTGCGAATGTTGGTGGTGCTGCACTTTCATCAGCTGGGCTATTCACCGCTTCAGATCGCCATGCTGTTTCTGTTTTACGAGATTTTTGGCGTAGTGACTAACTTGGTCGGCGGCTGGTTGGGTGCGCGGATTGGTTTGAACAAAACGATGAACATCGGCCTTGGCCTGCAAGTCGTTGCCTTGCTCGCGCTCACGGTGCCAACAGCGATGTTGACGGTGTCTTGGGTAATGGCGGCTCAAGCCTTATCAGGCATTGCCAAAGACTTGAACAAAATGAGCGCCAAAAGCAGCATCAAAACACTGGTGCCCGCTGGCGCGGAAGGCAAATTATTTCAATGGGTGGCGATTCTCACTGGCTCTAAAAATGCGCTGAAAGGCGTTGGGTTTTTCTTGGGCGGTGTACTGCTGACTGCTTTGGGATTTGCCGGTTCAATGTGGGCAATGGCAAGCGTCTTGATTGTGGTCTGGGTCGCCAGCCTAATCAGCCTCAAAGCCGATTTGGGCAAGGCCAAAAACAAGCCTAAGTTTGGCGATTTGTTTTCGAAAAGCCGAGCAGTTAACGTGCTTTCAGCTGCACGACTATTTTTGTTTGGGGCGCGTGATGTCTGGTTTGTTGTGGCATTGCCCGTATTTATGGCGCAAACCTTGGGCTGGGTGATTGGCGAGTCGGGACTTTTTGCGGTTTGGGTCATGGCTACGGTATCGTTCAATCGTTTGCCCCTTACCTCACAGGCAAAAAAACAGGCAAGTGCCTGA